The following proteins come from a genomic window of Macadamia integrifolia cultivar HAES 741 chromosome 14, SCU_Mint_v3, whole genome shotgun sequence:
- the LOC122061771 gene encoding 4-coumarate--CoA ligase 2-like, with protein MISIASPETQQSQISSQTSTQAETPTQHPETFIFRSKLPDIPISNHLPLHTYCFENVSEFSERPCLISGSNGKIYTFAETHLLCRKTAVGLSNLGIKQGDVIMILLQNNPEFVFSFMGASMIGAITTTANPFYTQAEIFKQFEASGAKVIITQSQYVDKLRDSSEKFPKMGEDFKVITIDDPPENCLHFSVISESDEKDLPIISIDPSDPVALPFSSGTTGLPKGVILTHKSLISSVAQQVDGENPNLYLKSDDIVLCVLPLFHIFSLNSVLLCSLRAGAGILLMQKFEIGALLDFIQRYKVSVAPVVPPLVLAMAKNQIVENFDLSSIRIVLSGAAPLGKELEDALHQRVPQAVFGQGYGMTEAGPVLSMCPGFAKQPILTKSGSCGTVVRNAELKVIDPESGLSLPHNQPGEICIRGPQIMKGYLNDPDATTSTIDVEGWLHTGDIGYVDDDEEIFIVDRVKELIKFKGFQVPPAELEALLVSHPSIADAAVVPQKDEVAGEFPVAFVVRSNGFELTEEAVKEFIAKQVVFYKKLHKVYFIHAIPKSPSGKILRKDLRAKLASSAA; from the exons ATGATTTCAATCGCTTCTCCTGAAACCCAACAGTCACAAATCTCTTCCCAGACCTCAACACAGGCAGAGACCCCAACTCAACACCCAGAGACTTTCATATTTCGATCCAAACTCCCAGACATTCCCATCTCAAATCACCTCCCACTTCACACATACTGCTTCGAAAACGTCTCAGAATTCTCAGAACGACCCTGTTTGATCTCTGGCTCCAATGGAAAAATCTACACTTTTGCAGAGACTCACCTCCTTTGCCGAAAAACCGCAGTTGGGTTATCAAACCTGGGTATCAAACAAGGAGACGTCATCATGATTCTCCTGCAAAACAACCCTGAATTCGTCTTCTCCTTCATGGGAGCTTCCATGATTGGAGCTATAACAACAACAGCAAACCCCTTCTACACCCAAGCAGAGATCTTCAAGCAATTCGAAGCCTCTGGTGCAAAAGTGATCATTACCCAATCTCAATACGTCGACAAGCTTCGGGATTCCTCCgaaaaattcccaaaaatgGGAGAAGATTTCAAGGTTATTACCATCGATGATCCACCAGAGAATTGCCTCCATTTCTCTGTAATCTCAGAATCAGACGAGAAGGATTTGCCAATTATTTCTATTGATCCGAGTGACCCAGTTGCTCTTCCATTCTCTTCGGGGACAACTGGGTTACCCAAAGGTGTGATCTTGACACATAAGAGCTTGATTTCAAGTGTAGCCCAGCAAGTCGATGGAGAGAATCCAAATCTGTATTTGAAATCAGACGACATTGTTCTCTGTGTTCTTCCCCTGTTCCACATCTTCTCTTTGAATTCAGTTCTGCTCTGTTCGCTTAGAGCTGGTGCAGGGATTCTGTTGATGCAGAAGTTTGAGATTGGAGCATTGCTAGACTTTATCCAGAGATACAAAGTTTCTGTGGCCCCGGTTGTTCCACCTTTGGTTTTGGCGATGGCCAAGAATCAGATAGTCGAGAATTTCGATCTTAGCTCGATCCGGATCGTGCTGTCAGGAGCAGCCCCACTCGGCAAGGAGCTCGAGGATGCGCTACATCAGAGAGTACCTCAAGCGGTGTTTGGTCAG GGTTATGGCATGACAGAGGCTGGACCGGTTCTATCAATGTGCCCAGGATTCGCAAAGCAGCCCATCCTGACCAAGTCCGGTTCGTGCGGTACCGTGGTAAGGAACGCAGAGCTCAAGGTCATTGACCCTGAGAGTGGTTTGTCACTTCCGCACAACCAACCCGGAGAGATATGCATCCGTGGACCGCAGATCATGAAAG GGTACCTAAATGATCCTGATGCCACCACATCAACCATTGACGTTGAGGGTTGGCTCCACACAGGTGACATAGGGTAtgtagatgatgatgaagagatCTTCATTGTTGATAGAGTGAAGGAACTCATCAAGTTCAAAGGCTTCCAG GTGCCGCCGGCGGAACTCGAGGCCTTACTTGTGAGCCACCCATCCATTGCGGACGCTGCTGTTGTCCC ACAAAAAGATGAAGTCGCCGGAGAATTTCCTGTTGCATTCGTTGTCAGGTCAAATGGGTTTGAGCTCACTGAAGAGGCTGTGAAGGAATTCATTGCCAAACAA GTGGTGTTTTATAAGAAACTGCATAAGGTCTACTTCATCCATGCTATTCCCAAGTCCCCTTCTGGTAAGATTTTGAGAAAGGATCTTAGAGCCAAACTTGCCTCATCAGCAGCCTAG
- the LOC122062163 gene encoding palmitoyl-acyl carrier protein thioesterase, chloroplastic-like, with product MVAAAASSAFFPIAQASSGKKSMVLGGGSDNLDSRGIKSKFASSSGGLHVKTNAQAPPKINGTSVGLATEVLKKEDATSSPPPRTFINQLPDWSVLLAAITTIFLAAEKQWTLIDWKPRRPDMLVDPFGLGRIVEDGLVFSQNFSIRSYEIGADQTASIETMMNHLQETALNHVRNAGLLGDGFGSTPEMSSRNLIWVVTKMQVLVNRYPTWGDLVQVDTWVGASGKNGMRRDWLIRDSKTGETLTRATSVWVMMNKHTRRLSKIPVEVRGEIEPYFIDSAPIVDDDSRKLPKLDDCTADYVRTGLTPRWNDLDVNQHVNNVRYIGWILESAPVSILETNELYSLTMEYRRECGRDDAIQSLTAVCDGESRDVGGMECDHLLRLENGPEVLRGRTKWRPKQANNFGILDHVPAEAA from the exons ATGGTTGCCGCAGCGGCCAGCTCAGCATTCTTCCCCATTGCCCAGGCTTCATCGGGGAAGAAATCAATGGTGCTTGGAGGAGGATCAGACAATTTGGATAGTCGAGGAATTAAGTCGaaatttgcttcttcttctggtGGTTTGCACGTTAAGACAAATGCCCAAGCTCCTCCTAAGATTAACGGTACCTCGGTAGGTCTGGCGACAGAAGTTCTGAAGAAGGAAGATGCGACATCGTCACCTCCCCCAAGGACTTTTATCAACCAATTGCCTGATTGGAGTGTGCTTCTTGCTGCCATCACAACAATCTTCTTGGCTGCTGAGAAGCAGTGGACGCTTATTGATTGGAAGCCTAGGCGCCCTGACATGCTTGTTGACCCATTTGGTCTCGGGAGGATTGTGGAGGATGGACTCGTTTTCAGTCAGAATTTCTCAATTAGATCATATGAGATAGGTGCTGACCAGACAGCTTCTATAGAGACGATGATGAATCATTTACAG GAAACGGCACTTAACCATGTTAGAAATGCGGGGCTTTTAGGTGATGGTTTTGGTTCAACACCGGAAATGAGTAGTAGGAACCTGATATGGGTGGTCACTAAGATGCAGGTTCTGGTCAATCGCTACCCTACCTG GGGTGATCTTGTTCAAGTGGATACTTGGGTTGGTGCATCTGGGAAGAATGGCATGCGCCGTGATTGGCTTATTCGTGACTCTAAGACTGGTGAAACTCTCACACGAGCTACCAG TGTGTGGGTGATGATGAATAAACACACCAGGAGATTATCTAAAATACCAGTGGAGGTTAGAGGGGAAATAGAACCTTATTTCATTGATTCTGCTCCTATTGTCGACGATGATAGCAGAAAGCTGCCAAAGCTTGATGACTGCACAGCAGACTATGTCCGAACTGGTTTAACT CCTCGGTGGAATGATTTGGATGTCAATCAGCATGTGAACAATGTGAGGTACATTGGGTGGATTCTTGAG AGTGCTCCAGTCTCAATTTTGGAGACAAATGAGCTTTATAGCCTAACTATGGAGTACAGAAGGGAATGCGGAAGGGACGATGCGATTCAATCCCTTACTGCAGTCTGTGATGGTGAATCGCGAGATGTTGGTGGCATGGAATGTGACCACTTGCTGCGTCTTGAGAACGGTCCTGAGGTTTTGAGGGGAAGGACCAAGTGGAGGCCCAAACAGGCCAATAACTTTGGCATCTTGGACCATGTTCCAGCAGAGGCTGCGTAA